TTGGTGATCACGGGGAGTTCCTCACTCTGTGGCGCGAGTCACTGCAGGAGCGCCTGCGTGGCCTCGCGGCGGCGCCGGGCGACCTGCTCGGGGGACTCGGGCCCGCGCCGTTCGTCGGGCTCGATCTGGAAGATCCGCTCGCCCTTCTTCACGACGCTGCCGTCGCGCTCGGCCATCAGGCACTTTACGACGGTGCCCGCAAACGGTGCGAGCACCTTGTTGAACATCTTCATGACCTCGATCACGAACAGCGGCTGCCCGGCCTCGAAGTGCTGCCCCTCCTCGACCAGCGGCGGCAGGTGCGGCGCCTCGCGGCCGTAGAACGTGCCCGCCATGGGGGTCACGATCTCGTCGGACGCGGCGGCCGGCGCCGGCGCGAGCGCGCGCGCGAGCTCGCCGGCGCTCTTGGCGTCGGCGAAGCGCTCGGGGAACGAGATGCCCAGCTCGTCGTCGACGCGCACGTCGAGGAAGCCCGAGCGCAGGCCCGCGCGCGGGATCATCAGCAAGAGCTCGAGCCCGAGCTGGAAGCCGCGGTGCGCGGCCACGCACTGCTTCCACAGCCTGGCGTCGCCGCTTGCGAGCGCGGCATTCGACTTCTGGGCGAACAGCGCCTCGAGCGCCGCGTGATCGGCCGCGCCGGTGCGTGACTCGACCTCGGCGTAGAAGGCGCGCGCCGCGTCCAGCACCTCGGCGTCGTGGTCCCAGATCTGTTCGGAGGGCGATTTGTCCGGGCGCGCCTCGAGGTCGAGGAAGTGATAGAGGCGCTCCAGGAAGCGCACGGGGTTGGCCACGAAGCGCGCGCTCTGGCCGTCGGCCTTCCACAGCTCGCCGTCGTAGCGGCCGAGGAACCCGCCGAGCAGGTGCGCGTTCGCGAACAGCCGGCCCAGCGGCCGCAGCAGGAGTGTCTCCTTGGCCTCGAGCGCCGCCGTCGCGTCGGGGTGCTTCTGCGCGCGCAGGCGCGACTGCCAGGCCTGCTCGAGGTCGACGTCGTTCGCGACCTGCGCGAGCGCGCCCACCGCACCGAGATAGGCGCCCATGAAGCGCGTGTTCGGCTCGGCCATCACGCCGCGCCCGAGGAACCACTGGATCAGCCCGTAGTGCACCTCGAGGTTGGTGTGCAGGTCGTCGCCGCGCAGCTCCATGCGGCGCAGGATCTCCGCCATGCGCTCGTAGTTGTCGCGCCGCGACTCACCGTGGGTGAGCAAGAGCGCCACGTTCGAGTCGTACGCGCCCGCCACGTTGTAGTAGACGAACGAGTGGGTGTCGGGATTGCGGATGCCGATGCCCTGGTCGAAGCGGATCTCCTCGGGCAGCGCCGGCGACCAGCTCTTGATCAGCCCGCCGGCGTGCGGCTGGAGCGCGGCGTTGGTGGCGTTGATGCGCACCTCGAGGCCCGACGGGAAGCGCGGCAGGCGCTGGGGCTTGGGCACGCGCGGGCCGTGCGCCGCCAGCAGCGCCATGGCCTCGATCAGCCGGTCGACGTGGAAGCACTCGCGCGGGTCGTCGGGGTTCTCGAAGCGCAGCCGGTACACGAGCTCGGTCACGCCGTGCTCGACCTGGATGCGCGTGTTCATCTCCATGAAGAAGTGGCGGAAGCCCTCGACGATGCACTCGAAGGTCGAGACGGAGTCGAGTCCGGTCGCGCTGCCGAACTTCTCGCTCTCGGCCTCCATGCGCGCGAGATACTCGGCGTCGCCGCGCAGCACCTCGCGCGTCTTGCCGCTGGCGCGCGCGGCCTCGGCCTCGACCAGCTCCTTTGTGAGCGAGACCTCGACCAGCTTCTGCTCGTGCATCTGCACCGAGCAGTCCCGCCCGCCCAGCGAGAGACACCAGCTGCCGTTGCCGATCAGCTGGATCTCGTTGTGGCGCGTGCGCTCGATGTTGAGCTCGACCAGGAAGTTCCGGTTCGAGCCCGGCTCGAGCACCTTGGACTCGGCGCACACGTCGACCACCGCGGCCGGGATCTCCTCGGCCTTGGAGACCACGCGCTGGCCCTTGCCGCCGCCGCCGCCGATGTACTTGAAGCGGATGCGGTGGGTCGGATACTCCGCCCAGATCTCCCGGCAGATGCGCTCGGCCTCGGCCTGCAGCTCGGCGATGGTCACGAGCTCGACCGTCTTGGCGTAGCCGGCCTGCAGGAGTGACTCCGCGTTCTCGGCCAGCGTCACGCCCGCGTCCCAGGCGAACACGAGCTCGTGCTTCTTCGCCAGCTTCTCGAGCGCCGCGCGGTCCTTGGACTTCGCGAGCAGCGCGCGCGCCGACACGTCGTCGACGCCGGGAATCACCGCGTTGCCCAGGCTCCGCGCGAGCTTCTTGGCCTCGTCCTTGGCGCCCGCCCTGCGGATCACCGCCGACGACGGGCCCATGAAGCCGACGCCCGCGGCCTCGATCGCGGCCACGAACTCGGCGTCCTCGGCCATGAAGCCGTAGCCGGCGAACACGTGGGTGTAGCCGTGGTCGACCGCAATCGCGACGATCTCCGCGATGCGCCGCTGCTTCTGCTCCTGGCCCACGCCGGTGTAGTCGGGCACGCGGTGCACGTTGTTCGGGAAGCGGAAGCTGCGCAGCTCGGGCGCGAGACAGCGCGGGTAGACCACCGAGTCCTTCTCGGACAGGAGCATCCCGTACTCGCGAACGCCGATCTCGTCGAAGACCTGGAAGGCCTCGAGCCGCACCGGCCCTCGGCACACCACCAGCACCTTCAAGTGAGCCAGCGAGAACGAGCGCAGCCAGGGGCTCGCAGCCTGTGCGAAGCGGCCCGGCACGAGATCGCGGTCGAGCACTATTCGAACTCCCGCTGCGGCCCGCTCATCGGCGACGCCGAGTAAGTGCGCATCAGGAAGGCCAGGTGCTC
This DNA window, taken from Myxococcota bacterium, encodes the following:
- a CDS encoding biotin/lipoyl-containing protein, whose translation is MLDRDLVPGRFAQAASPWLRSFSLAHLKVLVVCRGPVRLEAFQVFDEIGVREYGMLLSEKDSVVYPRCLAPELRSFRFPNNVHRVPDYTGVGQEQKQRRIAEIVAIAVDHGYTHVFAGYGFMAEDAEFVAAIEAAGVGFMGPSSAVIRRAGAKDEAKKLARSLGNAVIPGVDDVSARALLAKSKDRAALEKLAKKHELVFAWDAGVTLAENAESLLQAGYAKTVELVTIAELQAEAERICREIWAEYPTHRIRFKYIGGGGGKGQRVVSKAEEIPAAVVDVCAESKVLEPGSNRNFLVELNIERTRHNEIQLIGNGSWCLSLGGRDCSVQMHEQKLVEVSLTKELVEAEAARASGKTREVLRGDAEYLARMEAESEKFGSATGLDSVSTFECIVEGFRHFFMEMNTRIQVEHGVTELVYRLRFENPDDPRECFHVDRLIEAMALLAAHGPRVPKPQRLPRFPSGLEVRINATNAALQPHAGGLIKSWSPALPEEIRFDQGIGIRNPDTHSFVYYNVAGAYDSNVALLLTHGESRRDNYERMAEILRRMELRGDDLHTNLEVHYGLIQWFLGRGVMAEPNTRFMGAYLGAVGALAQVANDVDLEQAWQSRLRAQKHPDATAALEAKETLLLRPLGRLFANAHLLGGFLGRYDGELWKADGQSARFVANPVRFLERLYHFLDLEARPDKSPSEQIWDHDAEVLDAARAFYAEVESRTGAADHAALEALFAQKSNAALASGDARLWKQCVAAHRGFQLGLELLLMIPRAGLRSGFLDVRVDDELGISFPERFADAKSAGELARALAPAPAAASDEIVTPMAGTFYGREAPHLPPLVEEGQHFEAGQPLFVIEVMKMFNKVLAPFAGTVVKCLMAERDGSVVKKGERIFQIEPDERRGPESPEQVARRRREATQALLQ